Proteins encoded by one window of Panicum virgatum strain AP13 chromosome 7N, P.virgatum_v5, whole genome shotgun sequence:
- the LOC120682032 gene encoding CLPTM1-like membrane protein cnrB — protein MSQPAAAVAAAEQPQGRGPAGRQGGGLGQSIAGIVRMAVFWYFAAKFFGPKRPPAEPGMLMSNLFQKGEPMDMWMYLSENEKFNDFANEDALIWHEANIPYAVWGPTSTRTRSLTYYPSEALKHNGSLYAHVYFARSGYPVDPTDPEYEQKSAFGRTHSVVAFLPKSKAGKKKSLLGDSEQPEEQAPAKENKEPEGKDEGPAEYISYWKPNVTINLVDDFTRYPHNNVPPIVAPYLNVDPATGDYYPTVFFNEFWLLRDKLIALNETVEELPLNLEVGPISMTKWQLFLQIEQSFQVHRSYGSMLEGEADELKRVFLEGNPYLLGLTMVVSLLHSLFDFLAFKNDIQFWNKNKSMEGLSAKSVILNFVCQLIVFLYLLDNDTSWMILASSGIGVCIEFWKIGKAMHIEIDRSGKIPMLRFRDRDSYAQNKTKEYDALAMKYLTYVLFLLVIGFSIYSLKYEKHKSWYSWILSSMTSCVYMFGFIMMCPQLFINYKLKSVAHMPWRQMTYKFLNTIIDDLFAFVIKMPMLHRLSVFRDDVIFLIYLYQRWKYPVDKKRVNEFGFGGEDEPAARETLEGSDSAAAAQQTEAEAETSAEDKKTK, from the exons atgtcgcagccggcggcggcggtggccgcggcggagcagccgCAGGGGCGCGGCCCCGCAgggcggcagggcggcggcctggggcaGAGTATCGCCGGCATCGTGCGGATGGCGGTGTTCTGGTACTTCGCGGCCAAGTTCTTCGGCCCAAAGCGCCCTCCCGCGGAACCGGGGATGCTCATGTCCAACCTCTTCCAGAAGGGCGAGCCAATG GATATGTGGATGTATTTGTCCGAGAATGAGAAGTTCAATGATTTTGCTAACGAGGACGCACTTATTTGGCATGAAGCAAACATACCATATGCAGTCTGGGGACCTACCAGTACCAGAACACGATCATTAACATACTATCCTTCAGAG GCTCTCAAGCATAATGGCTCTTTGTATGCTCATGTTTACTTTGCCCGCTCGGGTTACCCTGTGGACCCTACAGATCCTGAATATGAACAAAAATCTGCATTTGGGAGGACACATT CTGTCGTGGCATTCTTGCCAAAATCAAAAGCTGGTAAAAAGAAGAGCTTGCTTGGAGATTCAGAACAACCTGAAGAGCAAGCACCAGCGAAG GAGAATAAAGAACCTGAGGGTAAAGATGAGGGTCCGGCTGAATATATATCTTATTGGAAACCAAATGTAACAATAAATCTTGTTGATGACTTCACACG GTATCCCCACAATAATGTCCCTCCCATTGTTGCTCCAT ATTTGAATGTGGATCCAGCTACAGGCGACTATTACCCCACAGTATTCTTCAATGAGTTTTGGCTACTGAGGGATAAACTAATAGCGCTCAACGAGACTGTGGAAGAACTGCCCTTAAACCTCGAAGTTGGTCCTATTAGCATGACCAAATGGCAATTGTTTTTACAGATTGAGCAGTCCTTCCAGGTTCATCGTAGTTATGGAAGTATGCTCGAAGGCGAGGCTGATGAACTTAAG AGGGTTTTCCTTGAAGGAAATCCTTATCTTCTCGGATTGACCATGGTTGTTTCTCTGTTACACTCTCTGTTTGATTTCTTGGCCTTCAAAAACG ATATTCAGTTCTGGAACAAGAACAAGTCCATGGAAGGTCTATCGGCAAAATCTGTGATTCTGAATTTTGTGTGTCAACTAATTGTTTTCCTGTACCTTCTTGACAATGACACTTCATGGATGATCCTTGCTAGCTCTGGCATTGGAGTATGCATTGAATTTTGGAAGATTGGAAAGGCAATGCATATTGAG ATCGATAGAAGTGGAAAGATTCCCATGTTGAGGTTTCGAGACCGAGATTCATATGCACAGAATAAGACCAAGGAGTACGATGCACTTGCAATGAAGTACCTTACCTATGTCCTTTTCCTCCTTGTGATTGGTTTCTCTATCTACTCGCTGAAGTATGAAAAGCACAAGAGCTGGTACTCATGGATACTTTCTTCTATGACAAGTTGTGTGTACATGTTTG GTTTCATTATGATGTGCCCCCAACTATTTATCAACTACAAACTGAAGTCTGTCGCTCATATGCCATGGAGACAAATGACCTACAAGTTCCTCAACACCATAATAGACGATCTTTTCGCATTTGTTATTAAAATGCCAATGCTTCATCGTCTCTCAGTTTTCAGAGATG ATGTCATCTTCTTGATATACCTCTACCAGAGGTGGAAATATCCGGTTGACAAGAAGCGTGTCAACGAGTTTGGCTTCGGAGGCGAGGACGAACCCGCAGCCCGGGAGACCTTGGAAGGAAGCGATTCAGCAGCTGCGGCCCAGCAAACGGAGGCTGAGGCTGAAACGAGCGCGGAGGACAAGAAGACCAAGTGA